In Microplitis mediator isolate UGA2020A chromosome 2, iyMicMedi2.1, whole genome shotgun sequence, a single window of DNA contains:
- the LOC130678583 gene encoding uncharacterized protein LOC130678583 isoform X4, with amino-acid sequence MPGKIKVKILAGRNLPVMDRSGDTTDAYVEIKFGNTTYKTDVCRKSLNPQWNTEWYRFEVDDAELQDEPLQIKLMDHDTYSANDSIGRVYLNLNPLLLPGHPLTIKNIWTLEATMNTSAGAQGGSVMTGWIPVYDTMHGIRGEVNIIVKVELFSDFNKFKQSSCGIQFFYSPNVPHGYHAQVIHGFVEELVVTDDPEYKWIDKIRTPRASNEARQTLFFKLSGEVQRKIGLKAMDLGGNAVIGYVQNFDLEGESGIVARGIGTAVTLIKVQDITQSLFETSTIDDLACVQLKNHVEFSESDDNLPLLSSSPNLSPISPSNLPNIKLQMTHVGNKFPKTDRERDKVSAYPRPPVRVSEFKASAMRMRQMSLQHSPVPSVRKNSSVSSSQSLCDDLITESSIKMMLALEDMRGESTSVFSRGLKNLKYLPKRVIQMKSKLSDSLDDESDQDSTYSSTWSVVGSDSGRSSITDFRQSIRRKKFTHKKTLSEGSMAAMLIRSVHAGFPLDSVREDHETPTPSPVNLLTKDVDRPAESPGQDEVKSADELKPDEKEQEETAVSAFDKVKKKKSFKYKKRRLMLSSSETDTSTSEDDDPSESSTNYNILDDSPVTETVGVKNIEVDLDNILKGTETEEIFNFTTKEQEKGDEIIDQVKDDKDIERLNKEREDSMPEGLILDYDGPGAFSPLITSAPSTPETEFVESDPKYTILTNEPTPTTLKTSPSFKLKLLGKQKHFDSTEESVVIISAGAKSESILPAPESFASVEPYMEALLQPLIDSDSDSETDSSLIKSSDISAVESIEKSSNEIPNATEKSVVIDMPNDDELSSPVTDKLKLEEEKINSQPELEEVNNKLELEPKPKPKLEIEIINPEAKFEETIMSPLPSPLPYKKYLVNSRSLDSKEPCEKKEKVSKKVSRTETVIYRGPPKEKEKSHVEPKTPVEKIIKKSSVSSLVINPPVIVSGCDPNHLQVPMFETKDINVRSPYPHDPIFKFETQVPEVFMAQFNEKFYHKFRHRAMLDLIKTIDTKMMVHHHHHERRDSTRSKRRRRDRVNFTSTPSPDSIRKSKSHRHSSRSRSPEQHHHHHHHHHHHHHSHHNHHNHHNHSATIHGSHSAVHISTMSSPPSSPSIVSLKKTASFFELHDNLQRVNNPQCLTDSNNQPVRTYSKDKLMPQTIIENLDEQMHENPQQSQHQIAAKQFPSSSKIQIMSPNPNEVESIPMEIIPPKSQLSNVSMNKLLSPEEIDPSVHKSHSEGSLGKLSNKNHLPITKITNNANLTDPCVPCPPVCLRPEQQQIEPATSPVHGTASGLPGSVGTKITSSPTGKIPLHRRSSDSDLSITPKGNSLVCNDKTTVHMKPSTAIVRTMNQDALEMLEYPFITMQHYPPGFVLNLGGLVSARSVKLIDRISNLEEPEGRDAWWTEIRMEVRSHARALGCNVVLGYKEEISICDDVCVLNASGTAAVINLLNTNQDQEILLNKSQQPITNTGEVEKNMHKSVSTNKNEKIDDCLSNGQQIQTTGRVKRISESNDHEIPSMTFHSACSLCHLPYNSRSLPLKVQMSKCGICKRAKVPDVLFTTIELPENIPITGRGVFIEATVCKIKRDVRGELNAKEISDCLPFLEYELHSLLINKLKLKGMNAVFGLKVQVDIGERLVIGVAIGTAVFLTALPSPPVPQIASGNSWHKEEQVVEMQKALIETARKNREIYRLKPLIDLENGRSIGTSDTDESEDELPDFDLGTKDACILEIDDVEDMDRINLLIEESAPEGFNVVNTQTIPGLEDLEIVRNLQMFTQISRTRIPNTQLTSMPSTHLNKILRTIFFKLRRMVPCALCDLQFKVAIAEQDEIQVSVVGMALGLGEPVKINKYKRKAINSSTSRDLITKNDDLIFNLDEDQAENPSSDSPANQLITPATVSSPVANQAQKSRPRSPFRARVPSQHRHKHVPLKERYGVDITPLSYLPGGRIERYLGNLNFFFIRESTSIRENGGLSGFTHSFITEVLAIVRAHITALGGNAMVAFFMTQCVLLHSPHKNQGQCLINVGGDVVSVSYFGDEKHNQNC; translated from the exons ATGCcgggaaaaataaaagtaaagataCTGGCAGGAAGAAACCTACCAGTTATGGACAGATCTGGCGACACCACAGATGCTTACGTCGAAATAAAGTTTGGTAATACGACGTACAAAACAGATGTCTGCAGGAAGTCATTGAATCCTCAGTGGAACACCGAGTGGTACAGGTTTGAAGTTGATGACGCCGAGTTGCAAGACGAGCCGCTGCAAATAAAGCTCATGGATCATGACACCTACTCAGCAAATGATTCTATTGGCCGAGTGTATCTTAATTTGAATCCGCTGTTGCTACCAGGACACCCGTTGACAATCAAAAACATATGGACACTAGAGGCTACGATGAATACTAGTGCCGGTGCTCAAGGag GTTCTGTTATGACTGGATGGATACCAGTCTACGACACAATGCACGGGATCAGAGGGGAAGTAAATATCATTGTCAAGGTTGAACTATTTTCTgatttcaataaattcaaacaGTCGTCCTGCGGAATTCAGTTCTTCTATT CGCCGAATGTTCCGCATGGATACCATGCCCAAGTGATTCATGGGTTCGTCGAGGAGTTGGTGGTCACAGACGACCCGGAATATAAATGGATTGATAAAATTCGTACTCCTAGAGCATCGAATGAGGCGAGacagactttattttttaaactcagtGGTGAAGTTCAGAGAAAGATCGGATTGAAGGCCATGGATCTCGGTGGGAATGCCGTAATTGG GTATGTACAGAATTTTGATCTAGAAGGAGAGTCTGGAATCGTTGCCCGTGGAATTGGAACTGCGGTGACGTTGATAAAAGTTCAGGATATCACTCAGTCGTTGTTCGAAACTTCAACCATCGATGA CCTCGCGTGTGTGCAACTTAAAAATCATGTAGAGTTTTCCGAGAGTGACGATAATTTGCCTTTACTTTCTTCCTCGCCTAATCTTAGTCCCATAAGTCCTTCGAATCTCCCAAACATAAAACTCCAGATGACTCATGTAGGTAATAAATTTCCCAAGACTGATCGCGAGCGTGACAAAGTGTCGGCTTACCCACGGCCGCCTGTTAGAGTATCGGAATTCAAAGCGAGCGCGATGAGAATGCGGCAAATGTCTTTGCAACATAGTCCAGTGCCGAGTGTACGTAAGAATAGTTCAGTTTCATCAAGTCAGTCATTATGTGATGACTTGATAACAGAATCATCGATAAAAATGATGCTGGCATTGGAGGATATGCGCGGCGAGAGCACGTCTGTGTTTTCTCGCGGgctaaagaatttaaaatacctGCCCAAGCGGGTGATACAAATGAAGAGCAAACTCTCGGATTCTCTTGATGATGAGAGTGATCAGGACAGCACCTACTCCAGCACTTGGTCTGTCGTGGGGTCTGATTCCGGGCGGTCTTCGATCACTGATTTCAGGCAGTCGATAAggcgtaaaaaatttactcacaAGAAAACTCTTTCCGAAGGCAGCATGGCCGCGATGCTGATTCGGTCAGTCCACGCGGGATTCCCTCTCGATAGTGTCAGAGAAGACCACGAAACTCCTACTCCGTCACCAGTTAACTTGCTAACCAAAGACGTTGATCGTCCTGCTGAATCTCCGGGTCAGGATGAAGTTAAATCTGCTGATGAGTTGAAGCCAGATGAAAAAGAACAAGAAGAGACGGCTGTAAGTGCGTTCgataaagtaaagaaaaaaaaatccttcaaaTATAAGAAACGCAGACTGATGTTGTCATCGTCTGAAACAGATACTTCGACGTCTGAAGACGATGATCCTTCGGAGTCAAGTACTAATTATAATATTCTTGATGATTCCCCTGTTACTGAAACTGTTGgggttaaaaatattgaagttGATCTggataatattttgaaaggtACTGAGACTgaggaaatatttaattttactacaaAGGAGCAAGAGAAAGGAGACGAGATTATTGATCAAGTTAAAGATGATAAAGACATTGAAAGGTTGAACAAAGAACGCGAAGATTCGATGCCAGAGGGATTGATACTCGATTACGATGGACCTGGAGCTTTCTCTCCTTTAATAACATCAGCGCCCTCGACTCCTGAAACAGAATTTGTTGAGAGTGATCCCAAATATACTATTCTTACAAACGAGCCCACGCCGACGACGTTGAAAACTTCGCCGAGTTTTAAATTGAAGCTTTTGGGAAAGCAAAAACATTTTGATTCCACGGAAGAAAGTGTGGTAATTATTTCAGCGGGTGCTAAAAGCGAGTCTATTTTACCTGCTCCTGAATCATTTGCATCAGTCGAACCTTACATGGAAGCTTTACTGCAGCCTCTGATTGATTCAGATTCGGACAGTGAAACTGACAGTTCTTTGATAAAATCCAGTGACATCTCAGCTGTTGAATCCATTGAGAAAAGTAGTAACGAAATTCCTAACGCTACAGAAAAGTCTGTCGTCATCGATATGCCAAATGATGATGAACTCAGCAGTCCAGTTACTGATAAACTGAAActtgaagaagaaaaaattaattctcagCCTGAGTTGGAAGAAGTCAATAATAAACTGGAACTTGAACCCAAACCTAAGCCTAAACTTGAAATCGAAATAATAAATCCTGAAGCAAAGTTTGAAGAAACAATAATGAGTCCATTACCTAGTCCTTTaccttacaaaaaatatttagttaacTCGAGATCGTTAGACTCAAAGGAACCTTGCGAGAAGAAAGAAAAAGTATCAAAGAAAGTATCAAGAACAGAGACAGTAATTTATCGCGGGCCAccgaaagaaaaagaaaaatcacaCGTGGAACCTAAAACTCcagtagaaaaaataattaaaaaatcttctgTATCATCGCTCGTGATAAACCCACCGGTAATAGTATCAGGATGCGACCCCAATCATCTCCAGGTACCGATGTTTGAGACCAAAGACATCAACGTCCGCAGTCCGTATCCCCACGACccgatttttaaattcgagaCCCAAGTTCCCGAAGTATTTATGGCgcaatttaatgaaaaattttatcacaagTTTCGTCACCGCGCGATGCTCGACTTGATTAAAACGATAGACACAAAAATGATGGTCCATCATCACCATCACGAACGCAGAGACTCAACGAGGAGCAAAAGGCGTCGTCGCGACCGGGTCAATTTCACGTCAACTCCCTCGCCCGACTCGATCCGCAAATCGAAATCCCATCGGCACTCATCGAGGTCCCGGTCTCCCGAGCAgcatcaccatcatcatcaccaccaccaccatcaCCATCATTCGCATCACAATCACCACAATCATCACAACCACTCGGCCACGATCCACGGCAGCCACTCAGCCGTTCATATCTCCACCATGTCGTCACCTCCCTCAAGTCCTTCAATAGTTTCCCTAAAAAAAACTGCCTCATTTTTCGAGCTTCACGATAATTTGCAGCGTGTTAACAACCCCCAGTGCTTAACTGACAGTAACAATCAACCAGTGCGCACTTATTCAAAAGACAAATTAATGCCGCAGACAATTATCGAGAATTTAGACGAACAAATGCACGAAAATCCCCAGCAGTCGCAGCATCAAATAGCAGCTAAACAATTTCCTAGCAgtagtaaaattcaaataatgagTCCTAACCCCAATGAAGTAGAGTCCATACCGATGGAAATAATTCCACCCAAGAGCCAGCTATCAAATGTTAGCATGAATAAGTTACTAAGCCCCGAAGAAATAGATCCATCTGTCCATAAAAGCCACAGCGAAGGTAGTCTAGGAAAattgagtaataaaaatcatttgcCAATTACTAAAATTACTAACAATGCTAATTTAACTGACCCGTGTGTGCCTTGCCCGCCTGTCTGTCTTAGACCAGAACAGCAGCAGATCGAGCCGGCAACAAGTCCCGTTCATGGGACGGCATCAGGACTCCCTGGGTCTGTTGGCACTAAAATCACCAGCTCACCGACTGGAAAAATTCCACTCCATCGACGATCCAGCGACTCTGATCTCAGCATTACTCCTAAAG GTAATTCGTTGGTCTGCAATGACAAAACAACTGTCCACATGAAACCCTCGACTGCGATCGTCAGAACAATGAACCAAGATGCCTTGGAGATGCTGGAGTATCCATTTATTACTATGCAACATTATCCCCCGGgttttgtgttgaatttag GGGGATTAGTTAGTGCAAGatctgtaaaattaattgatagaaTAAGCAATCTTGAAGAACCAGAGGGTCGCGATGCTTGGTGGACGGAAATAAGAATGGAAGTGCGATCTCATGCTCGTGCTTTGGGCTGCAATGTTGTCCTGGGTTACAAAGAAGAAATTAGTATatg TGATGACGTGTGTGTTCTAAATGCTTCTGGAACTGCCGCAGTAATAAATTTGCTCAATACAAACCAAGATCAAGAGATTTTGCTCAACAAAAGCCAACAGCCAATCACAAACACCggggaagttgaaaaaaatatgcacaaaTCAGTGTcgacaaataaaaatgaaaaaatagatGACTGCTTGAGTAACGGACAACAAATCCAAACAACCGGTCGTGTAAAACGTATTTCCGAGAGCAATGATCATGAAATACCGTCAATGACGTTTCACAGCGCATGCAGTCTGTGTCATTTACCTTACAACAGTCGCAGTCTACCTCTCAAAGTTCAAATGTCAAAGTGCGGCATTTGCAAGCGCGCGAAAGTCCCTGACGTATTGTTTACAACAATTGAATTGCCTGAGAACATACCAATTACCGGAAGAGGTGTATTTATAGAAGCAActgtttgtaaaataaaacggGATGTTCGGGGTGAATTGAATGCTAAAGAAATTTCCGACTGCTTGCCATTTTTAGAGTATGAATTGCacagtttattaataaataagctAAAATTGAAAGGGATGAATGCCGTTTTTGGCTTGAAAGTCCAAGTAGACATTGGGGAGCGGCTCGTAATCGGTGTGGCGATTGGTACTGCGGTTTTCTTAACTGCATTGCCTAGTCCGCCGGTGCCGCAAATTGCATCGGGTAATTCTTGGCACAAAGAAGAACAAGTCGTAGAAATGCAAAAAGCTTTAATTGAAACCGCCAGAAAAAACCGCGAAATTTATCGCCTTAAGCCGTTAATC gATTTAGAAAATGGAAGATCAATAGGAACATCTGATACTGATGAATCGGAAGACGAATTACCAGACTTTGATTTGGGTACAAAGGACGCGTGTATTCTTGAGATAGATGACGTTGAAGATATGGATCGTATTAATTTACTGATTGAAGAGAGTGCTCCCGAAGGATTCAATGTCGTTAATACTCAAACTATTCCCGGACTAGAAGATTTAGAAATAGTAAGAAATTTACAAATGTTTACACAAATTTCCCGGACTAGAATACCAAACACTCAGTTGACTTCCATGCCGTCGACGCACTTGAACAAAATTCTCCGgacgatattttttaaattgcggCGGATGGTACCCTGTGCTCTGTGTGACCTGCAGTTCAAAGTGGCCATCGCTGAGCAAGACGAAATCCAAGTCTCGGTCGTCGGAATGGCTCTGGGTCTCGGCGAGCcggttaaaataaataaatacaagcGTAAAGCAATCAACAGCTCAACCAGCCGTGATTTAATAACCAAAAACG ACGATTTGATATTCAATCTCGACGAAGACCAGGCAGAGAACCCCAGCTCTGATTCGCCTgccaatcaattaattacacCGGCGACGGTTTCATCGCCAGTAGCCAATCAAGCACAAAAATCAAGACCCAGATCACCGTTCAGAGCCAGAGTGCCCAGCCAGCATCGACATAAACat GTTCCTTTGAAGGAAAGATACGGAGTAGACATAACGCCTTTGTCTTATCTTCCGGGCGGGAGGATTGAGCGGTacttaggaaatttaaatttcttcttcATCAGAGAAAGTACGTCAATCAGAGAG AACGGTGGACTAAGTGGGTTCACTCATAGTTTTATAACCGAAGTATTGGCAATCGTTCGCGCTCATATTACAGCATTGGGTGGCAATGCCATGGTCGCCTTCTTCATGACGCAATGCGTACTCCTGCACAGCCCACACAAGAATCAA GGGCAATGTTTAATCAACGTGGGTGGAGATGTTGTATCAGTTTCATACTTCGGTGACGAAAAACACAATCAGAACTGCTGA